CGGTCTGTGCCTCCCAGAACTCCCCGAGGTCCTGGATCAGGGTCAGCCCATCGGCCTCGTAGGTGAAGCGCTTCTCATGAATCACCACGCCTTGCGCACCGGGAACCGTTCGGAGCTCCTCGTAAAGGGTGTCAAAGGGGAGGTATTGCCTCCCCCCGGCGCCGAGACGCCGACCCCCTCCGGCTTCGCGAAGGGGGGGATTGTTGAGCCAGAAGTCTAGCAGGAAGTTAGCGGTCGTCTGTGCACCGGGAGCGAGGACGGTCTGCGTGGGATCGAAGGGAGCATCGCCGTTCTTGAGCAGGAGCGGCCCGCAGCCCCGCCCGAGTGCGCCGCCGCAGGGGAGGAGCTCGTAGGCCGTCTTTAGCGCGGGGTAGGCGGCGTAGCTGACCTTGATAATGTCGAACTGCTCGGTTGCGGCGGCCTCGTTGGCGGCCTGGACATCGAGGTAGGTCGTCTCAAAGGTCAGCTCGGGGTGCGCGACATGCCCCAGCAGAATCCCGGCGAAGATATACACATCGTTGGGGCAGGGGGAGATGCAGAGTTGTAGAGTCATGGTTTTGTTTTCTTCTCGCCCCGGTTAGAGCGGGGCGTCAACGGGCGTCGCAAGCTCCGCCGCAAAGGCCTTCGGCCATCAGAGAGCCCTATGGCCGAAGGCCTTCCCAGCCGTAGGCTCGTTGACGCCCCCCTCCAACGGGGGCGATTCCCACGGGCGGGATCAGCTGATCTGTTTGAGCAAGAACTGCGGATTGAACTTCCGGTCGCAGCGGGCGCAGGAACTCCGGGTGAGGCGCTTGCGGCGGTAGATGCGGGTGCTACAGGCGGGGCACTCGTAGATGTAGCGCCACCAGCCGGCGCTGCGGTCCTTGGGGGGCAGGGCTTTCTTGCGGTCCGGGGGGCAGCCCAGCTTCTCCGCCAGCGCCCAGAACGCCGCCGAGTGGTTGGGATGGATCAGGTGCGCCACCTCATGGCGAAAGGTGATCAGGGTCTCGTCGAAGCCGTGGTCCAGAAACGCCTGCCAGGAGACCACGATCCGCCGCTTGTGGGGCTGGCAGTAGCCGCCGTACTTCTTGCGTGTCGAGACCACAAGCTCACTTAGCTGCAGGGCTCCTGCAAAGTGTGCCTCATTGAGCCGGTGGAACTCCTCCCACAGTGCCGCTTCAACCTCGTGACGCTCAGTCATCCTTCAAACAACTATTTTACCGTCCCCGGAACCTATTGGGTACACTTGGGTTATACTTTGTGAAAAATAGTACGGAGTGAAGACAGATGGCCTACGCAGGGTTTCGGGAGTTTCTGGAAAAACTAGAAAAAGAGGGCGAGCTTAAGCGGATCAAGACACCCGTGGATCCGGTGCTGGAGATCACGGAGATCGCGGATCGGGTGGTGCGCTCGGGCGGGCCGGCACTGCTCTTTGAGAACCCCAAGGGCAGCAGTGTCCCCCTCGCGATCGGGGTCTTCGCGACCCGCAAGCGCATGAGTATGGCGCTGGGAGTGGGGGATATCGAGGAGATCGCCAAGGAGATCGAGGACTGGACCAAGCTCCCGACCACCATGCCCAATGGCCTGCTGGCCAAGGCTGCGCTTCTGCCCCAGATCGGGGAGCTGGCCAAGAACACCGCGCCGCGGATTGTGAGCCATGGGCAGTGCCAGGAAGTGGTCAAGACCGGTGAGCAGGTCAAGCTCTCGGAGCTGCCGATCCTGAAGTGCTGGCCGCTCGATGGGGGCCGCTTTATCACCCTCCCGCTGGTCTTCACCAAGAGTGTCGATGGTAAGCGCAATGTGGGGATGTACCGGGTGCAGGTCTACGACGAGACGACCTGCGGGATGCACTGGCAGCGCCATAAAGTCGGCAACCGCCACCACGGGGAGTACGAGGCCCAGGGACGCAATATCCCAGTCGCGGTGGCCCTGGGCGGCGATCCCGCACTGACCTACGCCGCCACGGCCCCGCTGCCGGACATGATCGATGAGATGGTCTTCGCGGGCTTTCTGCGCAAGAAGCCCGTGGACTTGGTGCGGTGCAAGACCCAGGATCTCGAGGTCCCCGCCGATGCGGAGATCGTCCTGGAGGGCTATGTCCCGGCAAATGAGCGGCGCACGGAGGGGCCCTTTGGCGACCACACGGGCTTCTACACCCTCGAAGACGAGTACCCGGTCTTCCACGTGACGGCGATCACGCACCGGAAAAATCCTGTCTACCCCGCCACCATCGTGGGCCGGCCGCCCATCGAGGACGAGTGGCTGGGGAAGGCGACCGAGCGGCTGTTTCTGCCCCTGGTGCGGCTCTTTGTGCCCGAGATCATCGACTACAACCTCCCGCCCGAGGCGTGCTTCCATAACCTCTGCATCGTCAAGATCAAGAAGCGCTACCCCGGCCATGCGCAGAAAGTGATGAACGCGATCTGGGGCCTGGGGCAGATGATGTTCACGAAGGTGATTATCGTGGTCGATGAGTGGGTGGACGTGCAGAACCTCAAAGAGGTGCTCTGGGTGACCACCAACAATATCGACCCCGAGCGCGACACGCTCTTTACCCGCGGCCCGATCGATGTGCTGGACCACGCCAGCCGCGCGATGGGCTTTGGCTCGAAGATGGGGATCGACGCCACCCAAAAGTGGCCCGAAGAAGGTTTCACCCGCCCCTGGCCACCGGTCATCGAGATGGATGAGGCGGTCAAGAAGCGGGTGGATCAGCTCTGGGGGCAGCTTGGGCTCTAGAAGTTGGCGGTCAGTGTCCCGTTGAGGGTCGCCCCACCCGAGTTGGGCGTGTCGGTGGGATAGGCTCCGCTTGCCACCACAACGACATTCTCCAGAGAGACCGTGATCGAGGTACTCGTGATCGCCGTGATTCGGAGGGTCCCGCTGGCAGGCTTAAAGTAGAGGGCGCTGTTGAGCCCGAGCTGCCGGCTGATATTAAGCCGGACGGGATAGTTGGTTGCCGTCGTCCCTAAGTTATTGAAGATGTCTCCGGCACGGAAGGGAACGCTGGGGGTGCTGGAGTCGATCAAGTTAAACTCGATAAGAGTATTGGGGTAGGTGCTGTAGGAGCCCTGTCCCATGGTGAAGTTGATGTAGGTATCTCCGCCCCGCTGGCCCCCCAGTTTCCCAAGGGCGAGTGGCCCTGCGGGAAAGTTGCCGGTTCGGTTGGTGACCGTCAGTGTCCCGTTGGTCGGCGGTGGGGTGGGGCTTGGTGTGGGGGTGGGAGTGGGACTCGGAGTCGGGGCGGGTGTCGGCGTGGTTCCGGGGGAGGGAAGTACCACCGGCGAGTCCGAGCGTCGCACCGGGACGTTGAAGATCCGTCCATCCGAGAGAGCCACTGTCAGTGTGCCGTAGCTATTGTCGGCAGGTAAGTTGCCGGTGACATGGACATCGAAGGGGCCACCCGTTCCGGTGTAGACTCCACTGAGGTTCACTTCGCCTGTGTCGGGGTCAAAGGTCCCCGAGAGGGTCACACCTGACAGGGGGATCGTGATGGGCCACTCCACGCGGGAGGCGCGCGTGGCCTTTCGGGTGCTGACAAAGCCGCCCGTCGCGTTTCTGTAGGCGTTGGTACCTAGGTTCAGAGTCATCCGGGAGCCATCGGCAAGGACGATCTCCTCGGAGATAAAGCTACGGCTAGCAAAGACACTGGCAGGGGTGACGGTGCCTGCGCTACAGCCGGGGGCGACCATCAGCCCCGCGGTGAGAACGAGCAGACCGCCCGTGGTGATCAGGCGCTGCATTTGAAGGCGAGTGATTTTCATAGTGGAGAAACCTTTCTTGGCACCAGCGTAGCCCCTGGGTGTTACAGCCCGCGTTACAACTTTCTTAATCTGCGGGTAAACTGAGAGGATCATGGCAAGAAAACGAAACACGGGTCTACCGCCCGGAGCCTGGCGCGTGGAAGAGGCGATCTGGGGCGAGCACCAGCGCGTCCGGCTCATCACCGGCTTGCCGAGCATCGTGGACGACCAGGAGCGGGTGCGCTCGATCCATGCGGTGGCGCTCTTGCCCGATGGAAAGCTGGTCCTGGCGGAGAACAAAGACGGCACCTTTACCTTCCCCGGTGGACGACTAGAGGGTGGCGAGACCCAGGACCAGGCGCTCCAGCGCGAGCTCTGGGAGGAGGTGCGCACCCGCCTCGCCCCGGGCTACAAGCCCATTGCGGCCACCCGGATCGAGTTTCTCAACCGTGTCCCCGGCCGGGTCTACCGGGTCCATCCCACCTACCTGCTCTGGGTCTCCGGCCAGGTCGCGGAGCTCTCCGATGAGCCGCACCACGATCCCGCCGATAGCGTGGTCGGGCGCCGGCTTGCGTCCCCGGAAGAGGCCCTCACCCTCCTCCCCGAGCTTGAGCGCCGTGTGCTCGAAACCTGCCTAGGCCGCCTCCCCGAGCCCACGGGGGTGATCCGTGAGCTGGTCGATGGAGAAGAGAGCGAGTGAGCAAGCGCCTCGTGGTCGCCATCACCGGAGCCAGCGGTGCGCTCTACGCTCAGCGCTTCCTGATGCAGGCGGTGCGCCACTACGACGAGCTCTACTTAATGCTCTCGTCGAACGCCGCCGCCGTGCTCAAGACCGAGCTGAATCGCGAGCTGGATGCCTACCTCTGCGACCCGAAGATCACGCTCTGCGAGAAGCGCAACTTCTTCACCCCGCCCGCCTCGGGGAGCTTCCGCCACGACGGCATGGTGATTGTGCCGTGCTCGATGGGCACCGCCGGGCGTATCGCAAACGGCATCAGCGACGATCTCACCACCCGCGCCGCCGATGTCTGCCTCAAAGAAGGCCGCAAGCTGATCTTGGTCCCTCGCGAGATGCCCTGGAACCTGATCCATCTGCGAAACATGACCCAGCTCGCTGAGGCCGGCGCGACCATCCTCCCCGCCAGCCCCGCCTTCTACCACGAACCCAAGACCATCGAAGACCTGGTAGACACCGTGGTCGCGCGCATCCTACAAAACCTCGGCATCGAACAAACCCTTGTCGGCGAGTGGCAAAAATAAAATATTGCTGGGGCGTTTTGTTCCCGGACGGTAAACGTCCGGCTATGGGGCCTTCGGCCGCCTCCTCGTTCCTCGTCGGTACAAGATTTATCCGCCGAAGGCGCGGCGGAGGCACGACGCCCCATAGCCGGATGATTTCCATCCCGGGCATGAATGGCATGCAAAAATAAAATTTCCGCATTTTGTAAGAACGCGGGTAGTGTGACCGTTATAGGGGCGGAGGAAACTCATGTCCAGCTGTGAGCGGCATATCTTTTTACATTTTGTCTGGGCGACGCGGGATCGTCTGCCCTTTGTGACCCCGGAGATCGAGCGACGTTTGTACCGAATGATGGAAGCCAAGGTGCGCGAGCTTGGGTGTCGGGTCGCGGCGATCAATGGGATGCCCGACCATGTGCATCTTCATGGCTATGGTGTTTTTAGCGTCGGGCAAGACGGAGTGGGGCCGGTCGTCAGCTACATCACCAACCAAAAACAGCACCACGCCGATAACGACGTGTGGGATAATTGGGAATACATCCCTATCACCACCGATTATCTCGCCGAAGGCGCGGCGCGAAGCGCCCCATAGCCGGACGTTCACCGTCCTGGAAATAACGCCACACAACATACATGGACGATCTACAGACAGCATTAAAAGAGTTTTTCGGGCACGAGGATTTCCGCGAGGGGCAGCGGGAGATCGTGGAGGCGGCGGTGGCGGGGGTGGACACGCTGGCGGTCTTGCCCACGGGCGGGGGGAAGTCGGTGACCTACCAGCTACCGGGGCTGCTCTTGCCGGGCGCGACTCTCATTCTCTCGCCGCTGATTGCGCTGATGAAGGACCAGGTCGAGAGCCTCCCGGAGGCGCTCCAAGGCCGGGTCGCGCTGATCAACTCCTCGCTGGACTCGTCGGAGCTGGGCAAGCGGCTGGCGCAGCTCAAGTCCGGGCAGCTGAAACTGATCTACGCGGCGCCCGAGCGGCTCCGGCAGCCGCCGTTTCTACACGCGCTCCGCGAGGCGGGTGTCTCGCTGGTGGTGATCGACGAGGCGCACTGTATCAGCCAGTGGGGGCATGATTTTCGGCCCGATTACCGTGCGGTGGGGCGGGCGGTGCAGGAGCTCAACCCGCGCTCCGTGCTCGCGGTCACGGCCACGGCGCCGCCCGATGTCCAGCGCGATATCGAGCAACAGCTGGGGCGCAAGCTCAAGGTTATTTTGAAGCCGACCTGGCGGGAGAATTTGTTTTTGGAGGCGCGGCGCGTGAAGAGCAACGACGAGAAGCTTTTTGCCACCGTGGAGATCTGCCAGCAGTTCGAGGGAGTCGGGCTGGTCTATGCGTCGTCGCGGGATAGATGTGAGGATATCTCGCGCATGCTCAAGCGGCAGGGAGTGGCGGCGGGGTTTTACCATGCGGGCCTGGAGCCCGTGGAGCGGGCGGCGGCGCAGGATCGTTTTATGAGCGGCGAGGTGCGGGTCATGGCCGCGACTGTCGCCTTTGGGATGGGGGTCGATAAGTCCGACATTCGGTTTCTGCTGCACTTTAACCCGTCGCGGACCCTGGAGAACTACTACCAGGAGGCGGGGCGTGCCGGGCGTGACGGGAAACCGTCGCGCTGCGTCATGCTCTACACCAGCTCGGACATGGCGGCGGCGACCCGGCGGCTCAACGAGGACGCGCTCACGGCGGAGCGGGTGCAGAGTGTCTACCGGGCCGTGCGCAGTGTTCTCGGGCGGCGGCGATGTGCGCCCGTGCGCTTCGAGGCGCTGGTCAGCGAGGTGGGCGGCGACGACGGCTTGGTGCGTAGCGCCTTGCCCGTCCTGGAGGAGCTGGGGCTGCTCGCCCGCCACGCCGACTTGCCCCGCGCGATGCACCTCTATAGTGAGCTCCTCAGCGACGAGGCCGACCCCTTGGCCGACTTGCTCCTCTCCGCGGGGAGCGATCCGGTCGCCCAGGCCGAGGCGGCAGGCCTCCACCTCGCCGACCTGGAGCACGAGGTCCTGCGCCTGCAGGAGGCGGGCTACCTCACCTACCGCGCCGCCCCCCGCGATCTCTGCCTGGAGCTGCTCCCACCGCCTGAGGACACCAAGGCCCGGCTCGACGAGCGCCTCAAAGAGCGCGCCGAGGCCGCCGCCTACCGGGCCGCTGCGATGAAGGCCTACGGCGATGAGCCCAAGTGCCGCCACGCCCAGATCGCCCGCTACTTCGGCGATCGCTGGCCCCGCCGCACCTGCGGCATGTGCGATGTGTGTGCACTCCCCCCGGCTTCGCCGACCCCCTCTCGCTCTGAATCCGCGTTCCGCGGGACGAGAGAGGGTAAGCTCCCCTCCCTTCGTCCCGACGAAGTCGGAAATAGAGCGAAGGGAGGGGCAGGGGGAGGGATGTCTGGAGGGATGCCCATCGACGCCCTGCGCCTGCTCCACGACCTGGCGAGCGGCTACTACCCGTTTCAACTCGGTAAGGCGGGGCTGATGAAGGCGCTGCGGGGGACGCCCGATGCGCCGGTGAAGCCAAACCGGACGGGCGCATTTGGCGCACTGGAGGGCTGGAAGAAAGCCGATGTCGAGCGCCTGATCGAGGCACTGATCGAGCAGAGCTACCTGCGCCGCGATGAAGAAGACGAGTACCGGCGGCTCTACCTCACGGAGAGCGGGCTAGAGGCGCTTCAGTCGGGGGAGCTGGATATCGAGTGGCGGGCACCGTCGGTGGTACAAGCCCAAGCCTCCAGCGAGAGCGCGGATCCGGGGCTTCTTGCGGCGCTCAAGGCCTGGCGCAAAGAGCTTGCCAGCGAGCAGGCGGTCCCGCCGTATGTCATCTTCGCGGATAAGGTGCTGGAGGGGATCGCCGCGCGCAAGCCCGCCAATGAGTTTGAGCTCCTAGAGATCGCGGGAATCGGGCCGGGGAAGGCTGCCAAGTTTGGCGAGACCGTGCTGGAGCTGGTGCGTAGGCAGGGGTGAATTATGAATTTAAAATCGTGAAAAATAAAGCACGTAAATGGGAACTCCTTTTTCTCTCCTAGTGTTTCTTAGTTGGGCGAGGCTGTGAGCCTTGCCAGAAAGAAGGAACTAAAATGGTGTCCCGTCGGTGCCGACAGCGGCTTTTCACGCTTATTGAGCTTCTTGTGGTGATCGCTATTATTGCCATCCTCGCCGCGATTCTCTTCCCCGTCTTTGCCCAGGCACGGGAGCGTGCACGCTCGACCGCTTGCCTCTCGAATATGAAGCAGCTCCTCACGGCCGAGATCATGTATGCACAGGACTACGATGAGATGCTCCCACGGCTGGTGAATGTCTGTGTGCCGGGTATCCCCAACACGACCAAAGACTTCTACAACATCACCGACATGTTGCTGCCCTACGTGAAGAATGGCGAGATCTACAAGTGCCCCAGCGACCCCATTGAGCGCTGGAATGGGGGGATGCCCACCGGCGGGGCTGTGAGCTACGCTTGGACCCACTACCAGCCGGGCTTTGAGACAGACAGTACCTACGGGCTGCACGCGCGCTATCCTGAGGTCTGTGGGAGCACAAACTTTGCCGACTCGCTCACCCTCTCTGCAATCGGGGCACCCGCGGATACTGCCTCCATGTATGAGTTCTGGACAACACGTAGCCATGTCAACGGTGGGCCTTGGTGGCGCTGGAACAACACGGATGTCGTTACCTGGGATTCTTTTGCACGCTATCCAAGGATTTTAACGTCTGGTACCTATAAAACACGTGCGGTTCAGCTCGCTATGGGGACACACTTCGGGCTTGCAAACTATGGCTTTATCGATGGACATGTCAAGTCTTTTCGTGCGGGGGCTATTTCTGTGACACCATGGACTGCCGCCGCGATCAATGCACGCCGAACCGCTGGTCAGTTGAACCGGAATCTATTGCACTTTGATGCTCAGTATAAATAATTTTAGATTTGTGTTCTTACGTTGAGATGAAAGGTGCTTAATACGGTTTTTAAATCTTTAACTTTGGTACGGTCTTTTTCATAAGCTATCTCCTTTAGAGGTAGCCTATACCCGGTGCAGCTCAGCCTCGTATTTTTTGTGGAAAATACGAGGCTAGATGTGCTTGTTTGAAAACCAATTCAGAAAGGGTATACTGGTGCATCGTCTAGCATTCAGTGTTGGTTAGCGTTTGGGTATGTCTTTATTCCGTTTTCTGGAGGTTTTTCAAATGAATAATCGTTCGAACAGATCCGCATTCACCCTCATCGAGCTCCTCGTGGTGATCGCGATCATTGCGATTCTTGCTGCAATTCTTTTCCCTGTCTTTGCTCAGGCACGTGGTAAGGCACGTGCGATCGCCTGTCTGTCCAACATGAAGCAGATGGGGACGGCGGCGATGATGTACGCGCAGGACTACGACGAGGTCATGCCGACTTGGTCGCTCTACTGGTTTGCTTACTACAACCCTGCACCAACGGGAGCAAAGTTCCCCGACTCCGTGAACCTGTACTGGGATGCACTGCTTCTGCCCTATGTCAAGAGCGGCGATCCGGGCAATCTCTCTGCCCCGAATCGTGGGGGGGTCTGGCACTGTCCTGATGCAGAGAACCCCAGCATTGGTGTTCGCAGCTACGGGTATAGCATGGGGCTAACCTACGACACCGATCCGACCAGTCCTTTCTTGTACCGCTGCCCGTCCTTGTCGGAGATCGAGGCACCAGCTTCCACGGTCTTTGTCGGTGACTCCGGCTCTTCGGGACGTCTAGGACGCACCTACGACTTCCAGGGCTACTACGAGAAGTATGTGGCGAAGATCCAGCCTACCCGAGACTCCCCATGGCGTCACCAGGAAGGGGCCAACTATGTCTACTGCGACGGCCACGCGAAGTATGGCAAGGGCGACATGATGTACCCACATCCTACTCCCCCAAGCACGGCCTACGCCACGGCACGCCCCCAGGCCAACTGTGCCCACGCGAAGTACTTCGCGGCTAAGGCGGGAGAGCGAACCTACTGGGCAGCTCAGGCGACCGCGGCGGGCTTCCCCTGTAGCCCATAGGAGCTTTTATGAAGACACTCATACTTCTGGCGATTGGCCTTCTGGCGCTGGCGGGCTGCTCGCCAAAACCCGAAGCTACGACCGATAAGGCGCCCCCGACAGGTGCCGGTGCCGCTGCGCCCGTACAGGCGGCACCCGGTGCTCCTCCGGGAGCGAATCAGCCCTTGACCGATGGTCGGATGGATAAGTCAGACAACGGCAAGTAGTTAGATGAAAAATCGCCCGAAGCGCCATGGCGCTTCGGGCGATTTTTTTGCTCTGGGACAAATATTGGGGGGAAGGTATAATATCCCTATTCCCTTTGGGGTAGGTTATCCTTCGTTTAATTATTTGGAGGTTTTTTTCATGGTTTCTACGACACGTCGGTCTGCGTTTACGCTGATCGAGCTCCTCGTGGTGATTGCGATCATCGCGATCCTTGCTGCAATCCTTTTCCCTGTTTTTGCCCAGGCACGTGAGAAAGCACGTGCGATCAGCTGCCTATCCAACCAGAAGCAGATGGGCGTTGCCCTCATGATGTACTCGCAGGACTACGACGGTGGCTTCCCGACTTGGTCCGAGTACTGGTACAGTGTCGCCTATGCCATCACCCCGCTCGGGTCCGATACGGCGGATCGCTACTGGGACGCCAAGCTCCTGCCCTATGTCAAGAGTGGCAACCCTGGCGGTACCCCGACCACATCCCCCGACCGTGGAGGCGTCTGGCACTGCCCGTCGTCGCCCTACACCAACAGCCAGCGTAGCTACAGTGTCAGCTCCGGCTTCATCTACGACACCGACTCCACCAGCCCCTACAGCTACCGCTACCTGAATGAGTCGGAGATGCCCAAGCCCTCGGACACGGTCTTTGTCACCGACGGTGGCCCCGACGGCCGTACCCGGTTCAACTACACGTACTACTCCCTGCCCGCCTCGGGAGTTGGCAATGGCTACTACTACCGCTTTATCGCGGGGGGGAGCGCCACCAAGGGCGATACCGACGCCGCCTACCGTCACAACGAGGGCTCCAACTATGTCTTCTGCGACGGCCACGCTAAGTGGTTCAAGGCCGAGATCATGTTCCCCCACCCGACTCCCCCCAGCACCTCCTACACGGGTGTTGTCGCCGGGTCGCAGCGCTGTGCGTGGGCGAAGTACTTCGCCGCCAAGCAGAACGAGCGTGACAACAAGGGCAACTCGGCCATCTCTCTCGGCTACGCTTGTTCGGGCTGGTAATCTGCAAAAGGAGCTACGATGAAAGTAATTGCGCTGATCTGTCTAGTCGTTCTTGGTGTCTTGAGTGCTGGGTGCCAGAAAGAGGAGCCCAAGCCGGTGGCGTCCACGGCTCCCGTGGCTAATCCGGCGGCAGGTGCCAATCCCGGAATGGGGCAGGCGGCCCCGGCAAACCTCTCGACCGCAGAGAAAGATAAGATCGAAGGTAAGGGGTAGAGACCCCCAAGACGCCGGGGTAGCACGCGCTACCCCGGCGTTTTATTTTGTGGCGGAGTCGGCGGCGAGGCGCCCCATGAGGATGGAGAACTTAAAGCCATGCCCCGAGCACGCCGAGACGCGCGTGGTCTTGGGCCGAGGATGGTCAAAGACAAAGCTCTCATCGGGGGTGTTGGTGTACAGACACGATGCATGGTGCGTCACCTCCGGGCCGAGGCTCGGGAAGCGTGTGGCCGCATAGGCGCGCGCCGCGTCATCGTCGCTGGTGAGGGTGGGGCGATCGGGCTGGTCGGGAGCGAAGGGGACCTGCGGGATATGGCGGGCAAGCTTCACGCCCGCGATGCGCCCATCGCTGGGGAAGCCGTACCAGTAGCTCTCGGCGTCGATCCAGACGGGATAGCCAGTGAGCTCTCCCGACAGATAGGTCACCTGCTGGCGTGTCACGGTCAGCGGGAGCGGCGACTCAGGGAAGAGCGTGTTGGTCCAGGCCCCCGCACAGACAATCACGTGGTCGAAGCTCTCTAGCTCCTCTAGGCTCTCGATAACGATGTTCTCGCGCAGCTCCGCTCCGGCGGCCCGTGCCAGTCGTGCCTGCGCCCGCACGACCGCGCCCGCGCGCAGGAAGCCCGCATCGCTCTGCCAGATCGCCTGCTCGCCCTCGGCAAGCACCAGCGCCGGGTAGCGCTCGGCGACCTCAGCGGCGCTGAGGAGCTGGTGCGCCACCCCATTGACCGCGAGTGCCTGCTGCATGCTAGTGAGCTCGGGGTGGTTTTTGGGCGCGAAGAAGAGCCCCCCACAGCGCACAAAGAGCTCCTCGCCCGCCGCTTGCTCCAGCGCGTCCCAGAGCGGGTAGGCCTGTCCCATGAGCTGGGTGTAGTGCGCCTCGGGGTAGGCGTAGCGGATGATCCGAGACTCCCCGTGCGACGAGCCCATGCCATGCCCTATCGTAAAGCGCTCGAACCCGACCACGGTGTGGCCCGCCTCCGCAAGAAACCGGCACGCGGCGCTCCCCACGGCCCCGATACCAACGACAGCGACTTTCATTGCGCGAGCCGGAACCCATCGGAGTCGCCGCCCTTGCCGGGGTAGCTCCAGGCGCGTCCCGCGACACGGTGCGATGTGCTTGTGGTGTAGCTGTACCACGATGCGCCTCGGAGGATGCGGTCTTTGCCGGTAGCGGGGCCTTGCGGGTTCTCCTCGGGCGAGCTGGCGTAGTAGTCCGCGCCGTACCAGTCCGCGCACCACTGGAAGACATTGCCTGCCATGTCCGCGAGCCCGTAGGCATTGACAAAGACATGCTCGGTGCGGCTGACGGGGGCAGTCTTATCGCGCTGCTCCCTCATGCTCGACCAGGCCAGGGAGTCGTCGTAGGTATCGCCCCAGGGAAAGATCGGGCTGGCCTGTCCGCCCTGCGCGGCGTACTCCCACTCGGCCTCGGTGGGGAGGCGCAGCTTCGCCCAGTCCGCCAGCGCCTTGGCCTCGTCCCAGCTCACGTTCACCATCGGGTGGTCGGGGATCCAGCCCCAGGCGGGAGGCTCGGGCATCTTGCGGTTGGTGGCGGTGCAGAACTCCTGAAACATCCCGACGGTCACCGGTGTGCGCCCCAGCTTAAAGGCTGAGAGGGTCACCTTGTGCACAGGCTTGCGGTCGGGTGCGGTATCGGCGCTCCCCATCAGAAAGCTCCCGGCAGGAATACTGACCATCTGCGCCTTGTAGGCAGCTAAGGTGAGGGGAGCCGGCGGCGGTGCGGGCTTTGCTACTGCCCGCTTGGGCTCCGCGGGGAGCTTGCCCAGGAGCTCTTGAATCGTCTTTGCCAGTGCGGGGGTGGGCTGGAGCGTGCTGGCCTTGGTCAGGCTCGCCCGCGCTTCGTCGGTCTTGCCCTGCTTGAGTGCGAGACGCCCCAGCCAGTAGTGGCCCTCGGGCGCGCTGGGCTGGAGTGAAATCGCTTTTCTCGCCTCGCTCGCGGCGGCATCGAGC
This genomic interval from Armatimonas rosea contains the following:
- a CDS encoding UbiX family flavin prenyltransferase; translation: MSKRLVVAITGASGALYAQRFLMQAVRHYDELYLMLSSNAAAVLKTELNRELDAYLCDPKITLCEKRNFFTPPASGSFRHDGMVIVPCSMGTAGRIANGISDDLTTRAADVCLKEGRKLILVPREMPWNLIHLRNMTQLAEAGATILPASPAFYHEPKTIEDLVDTVVARILQNLGIEQTLVGEWQK
- a CDS encoding transposase, encoding MSSCERHIFLHFVWATRDRLPFVTPEIERRLYRMMEAKVRELGCRVAAINGMPDHVHLHGYGVFSVGQDGVGPVVSYITNQKQHHADNDVWDNWEYIPITTDYLAEGAARSAP
- a CDS encoding RecQ family ATP-dependent DNA helicase codes for the protein MDDLQTALKEFFGHEDFREGQREIVEAAVAGVDTLAVLPTGGGKSVTYQLPGLLLPGATLILSPLIALMKDQVESLPEALQGRVALINSSLDSSELGKRLAQLKSGQLKLIYAAPERLRQPPFLHALREAGVSLVVIDEAHCISQWGHDFRPDYRAVGRAVQELNPRSVLAVTATAPPDVQRDIEQQLGRKLKVILKPTWRENLFLEARRVKSNDEKLFATVEICQQFEGVGLVYASSRDRCEDISRMLKRQGVAAGFYHAGLEPVERAAAQDRFMSGEVRVMAATVAFGMGVDKSDIRFLLHFNPSRTLENYYQEAGRAGRDGKPSRCVMLYTSSDMAAATRRLNEDALTAERVQSVYRAVRSVLGRRRCAPVRFEALVSEVGGDDGLVRSALPVLEELGLLARHADLPRAMHLYSELLSDEADPLADLLLSAGSDPVAQAEAAGLHLADLEHEVLRLQEAGYLTYRAAPRDLCLELLPPPEDTKARLDERLKERAEAAAYRAAAMKAYGDEPKCRHAQIARYFGDRWPRRTCGMCDVCALPPASPTPSRSESAFRGTREGKLPSLRPDEVGNRAKGGAGGGMSGGMPIDALRLLHDLASGYYPFQLGKAGLMKALRGTPDAPVKPNRTGAFGALEGWKKADVERLIEALIEQSYLRRDEEDEYRRLYLTESGLEALQSGELDIEWRAPSVVQAQASSESADPGLLAALKAWRKELASEQAVPPYVIFADKVLEGIAARKPANEFELLEIAGIGPGKAAKFGETVLELVRRQG
- a CDS encoding MqnA/MqnD/SBP family protein, coding for MTLQLCISPCPNDVYIFAGILLGHVAHPELTFETTYLDVQAANEAAATEQFDIIKVSYAAYPALKTAYELLPCGGALGRGCGPLLLKNGDAPFDPTQTVLAPGAQTTANFLLDFWLNNPPLREAGGGRRLGAGGRQYLPFDTLYEELRTVPGAQGVVIHEKRFTYEADGLTLIQDLGEFWEAQTGYAIPLGAILCRRALGLADPVAALIRESLTWADSHREQALALCREHAQDLTDGVIEAHIGLYVNAYSYDLGSEGNAAVDYFTSNWN
- a CDS encoding NUDIX domain-containing protein, yielding MARKRNTGLPPGAWRVEEAIWGEHQRVRLITGLPSIVDDQERVRSIHAVALLPDGKLVLAENKDGTFTFPGGRLEGGETQDQALQRELWEEVRTRLAPGYKPIAATRIEFLNRVPGRVYRVHPTYLLWVSGQVAELSDEPHHDPADSVVGRRLASPEEALTLLPELERRVLETCLGRLPEPTGVIRELVDGEESE
- a CDS encoding YgjP-like metallopeptidase domain-containing protein codes for the protein MTERHEVEAALWEEFHRLNEAHFAGALQLSELVVSTRKKYGGYCQPHKRRIVVSWQAFLDHGFDETLITFRHEVAHLIHPNHSAAFWALAEKLGCPPDRKKALPPKDRSAGWWRYIYECPACSTRIYRRKRLTRSSCARCDRKFNPQFLLKQIS
- a CDS encoding menaquinone biosynthesis decarboxylase; the encoded protein is MAYAGFREFLEKLEKEGELKRIKTPVDPVLEITEIADRVVRSGGPALLFENPKGSSVPLAIGVFATRKRMSMALGVGDIEEIAKEIEDWTKLPTTMPNGLLAKAALLPQIGELAKNTAPRIVSHGQCQEVVKTGEQVKLSELPILKCWPLDGGRFITLPLVFTKSVDGKRNVGMYRVQVYDETTCGMHWQRHKVGNRHHGEYEAQGRNIPVAVALGGDPALTYAATAPLPDMIDEMVFAGFLRKKPVDLVRCKTQDLEVPADAEIVLEGYVPANERRTEGPFGDHTGFYTLEDEYPVFHVTAITHRKNPVYPATIVGRPPIEDEWLGKATERLFLPLVRLFVPEIIDYNLPPEACFHNLCIVKIKKRYPGHAQKVMNAIWGLGQMMFTKVIIVVDEWVDVQNLKEVLWVTTNNIDPERDTLFTRGPIDVLDHASRAMGFGSKMGIDATQKWPEEGFTRPWPPVIEMDEAVKKRVDQLWGQLGL